The bacterium sequence ATGAGAGCAGAATACTCAATGTTTCTAATTGCGCTCTCGGAGAGGTTCATCTCTCTGGCAATCTTCACCGCATATCTTGTCACTCTATCCGAATGGCCTTTGGTATAAGGGTCTTTGGCATCAATAGCTCGCGCCAGAGTCTGAATTGTTCCCAGATAGGTGTCTTGCATATGTTTATAGAGCTCTGCATTCTCAATAGTCCTTGCTGATTGTTCGGCTAAAATGGTTAGTAACCTTAAGTCTTTTTCATCAAACTTCTGTTTCGACTCTTTGTTGTTTATATTTAAAACGCCAATTACCCTATTTTGAACCTTTAGGGGAACGGAAACAAAAGACTTAGAGGTATATTTTTCATTGCTCTCCTTCAAAAAACGCGTATCGGTTTCTATATTTTCACAAAGAATCGGCTCTCCTTCCTCAACTATTTTCCCGGCAATGCCTTTTCCGATGGGAATATGGATGTTTTTCACCAATTCCTCAGGCAGACCTCTTGCTGCAACAATCTCCAGCATGTTTGTCTCCTTGTCTATTAACATTAGAGAGCCTATTTCCGTTCTCAAAAGTCGTGTTGCGTTGATGACAATCAATTTCGCTAAGCGGTCTATTTCCACTATTCCACTGGTGGCTACACCGAATTCATGAATTCCCAACAGGAACGACACGAGGATTCCCAGGTCTTCCGTATGTTCTTCTATTTCGTCTTCTGCCTCCTGCAACATGACTCGTAACTTTCTTTCTTTGCTATATTTTGCGATTATATAGACTATGGCTGCAACTAAAACCAGAATTGTTACCAGCGTTAGGAAAAATTCCATGCCATCCGCCTATTTTTAATGTCTTCTAACTATATCCTTGATCTTCATCAGTCTGGTAATATTACTTCTTTCCAGTTCCTCCAGTTTCATGGTTATATAAGTGATAGTTTCAAGTATATTGGGAATCAATATATGCTCCAGAGCATTGACTCTCCGCCTGGTCCGTTCAATCTCATAAGAGAGCATCTCCACCCTTTTTCCTTTTTCCGCAAGTTCCACCATCCTGGGTATTAGTTCTCTGTACCTCTTTAATGCCCCGTCCAGCTCCATAGAGGTAGTGAAGAGTCCATAAGAAAAGTAGTCACCCATCATCCTGAGCTCATAACTGGGAACCCTGAGATTTAGAAGAGGAACATAAGTGACTTCAAGATTAGTCTCCAGCTGACTGGCCATTAACGCTTCCTCCAAAAACTCTCTTCCCATAGTTGAGCGGGCAATAAGGAAAGATCCATAGGCCTCGAAGAGTCCTTTGTCAACCGCAAGGCGAAGATTCTTAATCTCCTCTATCAGCGATAAGAAATTACGCATCAGTTCATCCTGTTTATCCTTGAGCAACCTGTGTCCCCGACGGGCAAGGATTAACCTCTTCTTCAATTTTAGAAGTTCCATCCTTGTGGGATTGACAGTAAGCCTCATACTTACTCCCCTTCAACTCTTTCCATATACTTCCGTATCTGGTCTTCCTTCACCCT is a genomic window containing:
- a CDS encoding HD-GYP domain-containing protein, with amino-acid sequence MEFFLTLVTILVLVAAIVYIIAKYSKERKLRVMLQEAEDEIEEHTEDLGILVSFLLGIHEFGVATSGIVEIDRLAKLIVINATRLLRTEIGSLMLIDKETNMLEIVAARGLPEELVKNIHIPIGKGIAGKIVEEGEPILCENIETDTRFLKESNEKYTSKSFVSVPLKVQNRVIGVLNINNKESKQKFDEKDLRLLTILAEQSARTIENAELYKHMQDTYLGTIQTLARAIDAKDPYTKGHSDRVTRYAVKIAREMNLSESAIRNIEYSALIHDIGKIGIQESILTKKGALSGTEYEIVKMHPLIGESIITPVKFLNGIAPLILYHHERFDGKGYLEGLRGEAIPLGARIISVADAFDAMTSDRPYRKALTRKKAREELEKESGKKFDPRVVEAFLRLLDRGELEKEGL
- a CDS encoding V-type ATP synthase subunit D, whose product is MRLTVNPTRMELLKLKKRLILARRGHRLLKDKQDELMRNFLSLIEEIKNLRLAVDKGLFEAYGSFLIARSTMGREFLEEALMASQLETNLEVTYVPLLNLRVPSYELRMMGDYFSYGLFTTSMELDGALKRYRELIPRMVELAEKGKRVEMLSYEIERTRRRVNALEHILIPNILETITYITMKLEELERSNITRLMKIKDIVRRH